The nucleotide sequence CGAGGAAAATATCGCCTATAAGGGCTTTCAGGGACCGGGGCGCGGACGCACCGATGTCGACCAGTTGCTGGGTCGTGCGCTGGTCGCACGGCTCGATTTCGGGCGGCTGTCCGCGCCGCTTGAGCTGAAGGTCGCGATTTCCAGCGTCGATGAGGATGGCGCGATCGCCAATCTGGAAAGCGAAACGGGCGGTTTCGGCACCATTCACGGCACCACCCGCGCCGCCTGGACCAAGGCACTGGATACGGTCCGCATCGACGCGCCTGCACCGATGAAGCGCATGGTCTATACGGGCCTGTATCACAGCATGATCGCGCCCAGCGTGTTTGCCGACGCCGATGGCCGCTATCGCGGGCCAGACGATCAGGTCCACCGGGCGGAGAACTTCACCTTCCACTCGACCTTCTCGCTATGGGATACGTTCCGCGCGCAACATCCACTGTTGCTGCTGACCCAACCGGAGCGGCGGAACCTGGATTTCGTCCAGTCGCTGCTCGCCAGCCAGCGACACAGCCCGCACGGCATCCTGCCCGTGTGGCAGTTCCACGGGCGCGAGACGTGGACGATGATCGGCTATCACGGCGTCCCGGTGATCGCCGATGCATGGCTGAAGGGCCTGCGCGGTTTCGATGAAAACGCCGCGCTGGATGCGATGGTCGCCAGTGCCAGCTATGGTCAATATGGCGGGCTGGATCACTATATGCAGCTTGGCTACGTGCCCATCGACCGCGAACCGGAAGCGGCGTCAAAGACGGTCGAATATGCCTATGACGACTGGACCATCGCGCGCATGGCGCGGGCCATGGGGCGCAGCGACGTCGCCGCCCGCTTCGAAAAGCGCGCGGGCAACTGGCGCAACAGCTTCGACGCAAAGACCGGCTTCCTGCGCGCGCGAAAGGCCGATGGCAGCTTCCGCACCCCCTTCGATCCCACCGCCATCAATTATGGCAGCGACTATACCGAGGGGAATGCCTGGCAATATTCGTGGTTCGTGCCGCAGGATCAGGCCGCGATGTTCAGGCTGCTGGGCGGTGATGCCGCGGCGGTGAAGAAGCTGGATGCGATGTTCGACTTCGACATGTCGGGCATCGATTACAGCCATGCAGAGGATATTGCCGGCCTGATCGGCCAATATATCCACGGCAACGAACCCAGCCACCACGTCGCCTATCTCTACAACTATGCCGGCCAGCCGTGGCGGACA is from Sphingomonas sp. IW22 and encodes:
- a CDS encoding GH92 family glycosyl hydrolase, whose amino-acid sequence is MTFIHRRRPASAALALASIAMTAMTPLASVTAQERGGYDSVDPFIGTGGEGHTFPGAVAPFGMVQASPDTDTGCQVRECYGHAAGYRYDDPTIQGFSHTHFSGAGHSDLGDFLVMPVAGTNVSLEPGDASKPGSGYRSRFDHREEVARPGYYAVTLKDSDIRAELTAGTRVAVHRYRFPTGQDAHVVIDLRSSLYNYPGKILWSSVRLRDDGTITGMRETRGWAPGRKLFFAIRPNAKLTGHAFVNREENIAYKGFQGPGRGRTDVDQLLGRALVARLDFGRLSAPLELKVAISSVDEDGAIANLESETGGFGTIHGTTRAAWTKALDTVRIDAPAPMKRMVYTGLYHSMIAPSVFADADGRYRGPDDQVHRAENFTFHSTFSLWDTFRAQHPLLLLTQPERRNLDFVQSLLASQRHSPHGILPVWQFHGRETWTMIGYHGVPVIADAWLKGLRGFDENAALDAMVASASYGQYGGLDHYMQLGYVPIDREPEAASKTVEYAYDDWTIARMARAMGRSDVAARFEKRAGNWRNSFDAKTGFLRARKADGSFRTPFDPTAINYGSDYTEGNAWQYSWFVPQDQAAMFRLLGGDAAAVKKLDAMFDFDMSGIDYSHAEDIAGLIGQYIHGNEPSHHVAYLYNYAGQPWRTQERLKQIIDSQYKAAPDGLSGNDDLGQMSAWLVFTALGFYPVAPGSNEYVLGRPFVERAGMTLPNGKQFTVVADQLSDTNRYVGGVTLNGRPLARSFIRHDELMAGGELRFTMQATPNRNWATAPAQRPYSMSAAR